In Tenacibaculum pacificus, a single window of DNA contains:
- the prfA gene encoding peptide chain release factor 1, whose amino-acid sequence MLDKLRIIKQRYDEISDLIIQPEVIMDQKRYVKLSKEYKDLGKVVKKGEEYKSLTDSIEEAKEIIADGSDAEMTEMAKMEMDDAKKRIPVLEDEIKFMLIPKDPEDGKNAVVELRAGAGGDEASIFAGELFRMYTKYCEGRGWKVSTVDYSEGTNGGFKEIQFEVSGDDVYGTLKFEAGVHRVQRVPQTETQGRVHTSAATCMVFPEAEEFDVEINPKEVRIDFFCSSGPGGQSVNTTYSAVRLTHIPTGLVAQCQDQKSQHKNKEKAFKVLRSRLYEMELAKKNAADALKRGTMVTSGDRSAKIRTYNFPQGRMTDHRIGLTLYDLSNIINGDIQKIIDELMLAENTSKLKELGETI is encoded by the coding sequence ATGTTAGACAAATTAAGAATTATAAAGCAACGTTATGACGAAATTTCGGATTTAATTATCCAACCAGAAGTTATAATGGATCAAAAACGTTACGTTAAGTTAAGTAAAGAATATAAAGATTTAGGTAAAGTTGTAAAGAAAGGTGAAGAGTATAAAAGCCTAACCGATTCAATTGAAGAAGCTAAAGAAATTATAGCTGACGGTAGTGATGCTGAAATGACGGAAATGGCTAAAATGGAAATGGATGACGCTAAAAAGCGTATTCCTGTTTTAGAAGATGAAATTAAGTTTATGCTTATTCCGAAAGATCCTGAAGATGGTAAAAATGCCGTTGTAGAACTTAGAGCAGGAGCAGGTGGAGATGAAGCAAGTATTTTTGCAGGTGAATTATTTAGAATGTATACTAAATATTGCGAAGGTAGAGGCTGGAAAGTATCAACAGTAGATTATTCTGAAGGAACAAACGGAGGTTTTAAAGAAATTCAATTTGAAGTTTCTGGTGATGATGTTTATGGAACATTAAAATTTGAGGCAGGTGTACACCGTGTACAACGTGTACCGCAAACCGAAACACAAGGTCGTGTACATACATCGGCAGCAACTTGTATGGTTTTTCCTGAAGCTGAAGAATTTGATGTAGAAATTAACCCTAAAGAGGTACGTATTGACTTTTTCTGTTCGTCAGGTCCTGGAGGGCAGTCGGTAAATACAACGTATTCAGCGGTTCGTTTAACACATATTCCTACTGGTTTAGTAGCGCAATGTCAAGATCAGAAATCGCAACATAAAAATAAAGAAAAAGCGTTTAAAGTATTACGTTCTCGTTTATACGAAATGGAGTTAGCAAAGAAAAATGCTGCTGATGCTTTAAAACGTGGAACGATGGTTACTTCTGGTGATAGATCTGCAAAGATTAGAACCTATAACTTTCCACAAGGACGTATGACCGATCATAGAATTGGTTTAACTTTATATGATTTATCAAATATTATTAATGGTGATATTCAGAAAATTATTGATGAGTTAATGCTTGCAGAAAACACTTCTAAATTAAAAGAATTAGGAGAAACTATTTAA